The genome window AAAGTGAGCGGTGTGATGTGAGGGAGTCCTCAACGTTGGGACCACAGAGGGGACATCCGTTGTGTCCCACGGTTCCGCGACGAAAATGCCTCCGGCGGCAAGGGGGCGTGGCCCCCTTGACCCCAGGCTGCCGTGGCACGTTGGGTTTGAGGTGGCAGAGTCCTACCGGCAAGAACACGGTTCGGGCTGCACCCCGGATGCGGCGTCGGTTCACCCACCCTGCTTTCTCGACAACCACCAGTTCGTGCCGCCATCGCCCGATTCATCCCCCAAACGGCTTCTTCCACAACGAAATCCTGCGTCGGAACATCAGTTGCCGCGCTCTCTGGAACGCCTCAGCCGCGGGGTTCGCCTACGGCAACCTCCCACACCCCAAAAGGAGTTCAAACGATGCTCGTTTCAGAAATTATGACCTCACACGTGGAGTGTATTTCGCCCGACGAATCGCTCCGTTCCGCCGCAGAGATGATGCGCCGCCTTGATGTCGGGGCCCTCCCGGTCTGCCACGACGACCGGATTGAAGGGATCCTGACCGACCGCGACATCGTCATCCGCGCCATCGCCCAGGGCCGCGACTGCAACGAAACCCACGTCTCGGAGATCCTCACGGCCGGAATCCGCTTCTGCTTCGAAGACCAGGACTCCAGCGAAGCGGGGCAGATCATGGAAGAACACCAGATCCGCCGCCTCGTCGTCCTCAACCGCGACAAGCGGATGGTCGGCATCGTCTCGCTCGGCGACCTCGCGGTCCGCGAGCCCGATGAAGCGGTGTGCGCAGCCGCCCTCGAACACATCTCCGAGCCGGGCAACATGTAGCCGCCCCACAGCGGTACCGGCCCAGCCGGTCACGCCCCTGAGAGACAGACCGTCTCCTCATCCGAACCTCGCCGCCGCCGGCTACCTCAAGGGAGGACGCCGACAGTGAGCGAGGTCGGGTGATTTGTGTCCCGGTACAGGCGATGAGTCGCCTTCTGAAAATCCTCCGGCTTCGCAAAGTGGATATTCGGAACCCAGCTCTGCGGGTTCCGATCCACCAGCGGGAACCAGGTGCTCTGAATGTGGACCATCAGCCGGTGGTCCTTCTTGAAGCGGTGTAGCACGTCTAGCAGGTCGATCCGTACCCGCGTCGGAACGCCGGGCTCAAACGGCTCGGGCTTCTCGAAACTGTTCCGGAACCGCCCGCGGAAGACTTCGCTCCGGACCATCATCTGATACCCCGGCTGCTTCTCTTTCTCCGGGGCCGCGGGATTGACGTCGATCAGCTTCACGATGAAGTCGGCATCCCGCCCGGTCGTCGAGACCCACAGGTCGACCGTCATTGGCCCCGCCAGCACGAGGTCTTCCGTCAGCGGCGGCGTCTGGTAGACAAGGACATCCGGCCGCCGCGCCGCAAACCGCTGGTCGTCGACCATGTACTCAATCGGCATCCCTGGCGCGATCGTCTCGGTCGAGGGGACGGGCTTCGCGGGATCGCTGACGTATTCGTCGTACGCCAATGACGCTCCGCCCTTCTCGCCCCCTCCAGCCGACGGCTTCTGGCCGGCGTCACCAACCGCCAGCAGCCCTCCTTCGCGGAACAGATAGGTCCGCGGCTGAACGGACTTCGGCGGCCATGCATCGAACGTCCGCCAGGTGTTCGCTCCCGTCTCGAACAAAGTCGCCTCGGCCAAGCCCGGCGTATCGGCGTCCTTGAGGTACTTCTCGAAGAACTTCAGTTCGATCTCCGCCCGATAGAAGGCAGCCGTCTTTGAGCCGAACGTCGCCGGCCCCAGCTTCTCGCCGTCCGTCGAATACCACCCGCCGTGGTGCCACGGGCCGACCACCAGAACGTTGTTGACCTTCGGGTTCAGCGCCTCGACCGACCGATACGTCTTGAACGAGCCATACAGGTCTTCGGCATCGAACCATCCCGTCACAGTCATGACCTGCGGGGCCACGTTCTTGAGGTGCGGCAGGATGTCCCGCTTCTGCCAGAACTCGTCCCGGTTGGGATGGGCCATCATCTCGGCCCAGAACGGGACGTTCTCCTTGAGGTGCTGCTTGTAGACCGTGTCGGTCGTCGCGGCGTCGAGGAAGAACTGGTAACCGTCATAGGTCGCGTACTTGGCCGCCTCGGGACGTTCGGTGATGAGCTGCGGCCGCGGCTGAGCGTTGGCCCCCAGCCAGCGGTAGGCGTGGGCCAGGAAGAACGCCCCGTTGTGCAGGAAGTCGTCGAAGTACCAGTCCCCCACCGGAGCCTGCGGCGAGACCGCCTTGAGTGCCGGATGGGCGTCGATCATTCCCGCCGAGCAGTAAAAGCCGGGGTACGAAACCCCGAACATCCCGACCCGGCCGTTGTGCCCAGAGACATTCTTGAGGAGCCACTCGATCGTGTCATAGGTGTCGCTGCTCTCATCGACATCCTTCGGCCCCTTCTTGTCGACGACATGCGGCGTCACCTGCTGGAACTCCCCGTCGGACTGAAACCGCCCGCGGACGTCCTGGATGACAAAGATGTACCCCGCCTTCACCGCCTCCTCGCTCGGGCCGATCTTCTCGGCCATCTTGTCCACGCCGTACGGCCCGCTGCCGTAGGGGGTCCGCTTCATCAGGATGGGCCACGTCTTCGTCGTATCGCGAGGGCTGTAGACCGCCGTGAAGAGCTTCACTCCGTCCCGCATGGCCACCCGGTGTTCCTGCTTCGTGTAGTGAAGCTGGATGTAGCTCGCTAGCGGATTCGCCTCCTGAGCGAACGATGCCGGGGCGAGGACGTGAACGAAGAGGGCCAGCAGGAAAAGCATTGGGCGCATGGTCTCTCGAATCGTGGAGCCAGGGAGTTCGGAGATCCGACCGGCACGGGAAGCGTCGCCACTCCGATCTGTGTGCATCTGCGTTCATCTGTGGCTAGAACGAATTGAGCCACAGATGGACACAGATCAACACAGATGAGCAGCCATCGGCGCTGGTACCATTCCGCGAGCTTGGTCAGA of Planctomyces sp. SH-PL14 contains these proteins:
- a CDS encoding CocE/NonD family hydrolase, which codes for MRPMLFLLALFVHVLAPASFAQEANPLASYIQLHYTKQEHRVAMRDGVKLFTAVYSPRDTTKTWPILMKRTPYGSGPYGVDKMAEKIGPSEEAVKAGYIFVIQDVRGRFQSDGEFQQVTPHVVDKKGPKDVDESSDTYDTIEWLLKNVSGHNGRVGMFGVSYPGFYCSAGMIDAHPALKAVSPQAPVGDWYFDDFLHNGAFFLAHAYRWLGANAQPRPQLITERPEAAKYATYDGYQFFLDAATTDTVYKQHLKENVPFWAEMMAHPNRDEFWQKRDILPHLKNVAPQVMTVTGWFDAEDLYGSFKTYRSVEALNPKVNNVLVVGPWHHGGWYSTDGEKLGPATFGSKTAAFYRAEIELKFFEKYLKDADTPGLAEATLFETGANTWRTFDAWPPKSVQPRTYLFREGGLLAVGDAGQKPSAGGGEKGGASLAYDEYVSDPAKPVPSTETIAPGMPIEYMVDDQRFAARRPDVLVYQTPPLTEDLVLAGPMTVDLWVSTTGRDADFIVKLIDVNPAAPEKEKQPGYQMMVRSEVFRGRFRNSFEKPEPFEPGVPTRVRIDLLDVLHRFKKDHRLMVHIQSTWFPLVDRNPQSWVPNIHFAKPEDFQKATHRLYRDTNHPTSLTVGVLP
- a CDS encoding CBS domain-containing protein, translated to MLVSEIMTSHVECISPDESLRSAAEMMRRLDVGALPVCHDDRIEGILTDRDIVIRAIAQGRDCNETHVSEILTAGIRFCFEDQDSSEAGQIMEEHQIRRLVVLNRDKRMVGIVSLGDLAVREPDEAVCAAALEHISEPGNM